From a region of the Calonectris borealis chromosome 2, bCalBor7.hap1.2, whole genome shotgun sequence genome:
- the ODF1 gene encoding outer dense fiber protein 1, translated as MSLHNRLLEDAERDLRQAEREVQRHMRLLDLHLRHLREELPASCPCRLAPRPCCLCQPGLRPRERRALTARLDVERKLGSMQRRLNRMLNSSHDHKLLALMDMKGFDPKEVTVTVEDGKVKVSAEHEEEHTTARGKEYNYRNITREISLPPGVSEDEVTYSLGPNSVVEIETAHKCHPCLLSR; from the exons ATGTCGTTGCACAATCGCCTTTTGGAAGACGCCGAGCGGGATTTGAGGCAGGCGGAGAGAGAGGTGCAGAGGCACATGAGGCTGCTGGACCTGCACCTGCGGCACCTCCGCGAGGAGCTGCCTGCGTCCTGCCCGTGCAGGCTGGCCCCGCGTccctgctgcctgtgccagcccGGCCTCCGCCCCCGGGAGAGAAGGGCCCTCACCGCAAGGCTGGACGTGGAGCGAAAACTGGGCAG CATGCAAAGAAGACTTAACAGGATGTTGAATTCTTCCCATGATCACAAGCTTTTGGCTTTGATGGACATGAAGGGTTTTGACCCCAAGGAAGTCACTGTAACGGTGGAAGATGGGAAGGTGAAGGTGTCAGCAGAGCACGAGGAGGAGCACACCACCGCAAGAGGGAAGGAGTATAACTACAGAAACATCACGAGGGAAATCAGCCTGCCGCCGGGGGTGAGCGAGGACGAGGTGACCTACTCGCTGGGACCCAATAGTGTGGTGGAGATCGAAACGGCACACAAGTGCCACCCTTGTCTGCTGAGCCGCTGA